The Astyanax mexicanus isolate ESR-SI-001 chromosome 6, AstMex3_surface, whole genome shotgun sequence region TATTTGAATTTTTTTgggataattaaaagaaaaaagggttACAAAATGACAATGACATGAATATACTGTAAATGGTAACTTGTaaaattatgcaaatataatcaTCTTCTCATTGTTATTTTTAGCTAAATATCTAATTCCAAATGTATTGTACTTgctttgcaataaaaaaaaatccactggtGATACAGATAGGACTATTGTTAATATTACTATCACCACTAGTGCTGCTACTACTGTTACTTCTATTATTAGCataactactattactactactactatttttagtactattagtactactactattactactattttcctactattactactattttagtactactactactattaatacaaaTACTAATACTGTCACTACTACTGCTACTTACTACTAttttagtactactactactatcactactactactactactactattagtattatgactattactactacaattactactactattaatactactactattactaatacttttAAAACTACTActcactaccactactactactactactactatcactactacaaCTATTAGTACTAtgactgttactactactattagtactattttactactattactactattttaGTACTACTACTAATGTTACTACTATTATTGGTACTACTACTATTacagctactactgctactaagaCAATCAGTACTATTACTGCTATTTTTagcactactaccactactattaATACTTATACTGTCACTACTACTGctcctactattactactattttaCTACTCCCTCTGTTACTAATACTATTagtactactaccactactatttACACTTCTTCTGCTTTTACTACAACTACTGTCACTACTACTGctcctactattactattattttactaCTCCCTCTGTTACTAATACTATTAGTACTGCTACCACTACTATTTACACTTCTTCTGCTTTTACTACAACTACTGTCACTACTACTGCTACTCACATTACTACTAttttagtactactactactactatcactactactactattagtacTATGACTgttactactacaattactactactattaatactattactattaccaaTACTTTTAAAActactactcactactactactactgctaattaCATTACTACTATTTTACTACTCCCTCTGTTACTAATACTATTagtactactaccactactatttATACTTCTTCTGCTTTTACTTCAACTACTGTCACTTATACTGCTACCCACATTACTACTATTTTagtactactacttctactactacaacaatcactactactacttttagtACTATGACTGTTACTGctacaattactactactattaaaaaGACTGACCGGTTTGGGTATGGTATATAGGGTTATGGGGTATATAGGGTTATATATTGATATTGGCTGATATTAGATAGTAATATAGTATAAGACATTACTGAACTTGTTCAGCAGTGCCATAgaatgcagtatttattcattgTATAAATAGTAAGTGGGAAAATAACCAGATGCTGACATTTTACTTCAGAATAAATCatgctgatttttattttatggcCCACTGTGGCCTGGACTTGCCTAATCTAGTGTAGTTTTTAGACATGTAGCAAGAATTGCATTATTGTTCATGGTTATTTCCAAGTCTTAAGAGTTAGAGTATTGCTGTCCTTTCACCATaggcagagaaaaagagatgatCTAATTGGCTAGGGAAAGTTTTTAATAGATAATATCAATAATGTGTGTAATTATTGGAGTCTGGCAGCAATGTGCATCTGACTGAATCATTGCAAATTTGTTCTGTGGACAGAAGCTCTGATTTCTTTGTCTAGTAAGAGAACAAGTTAATTGTTAtcaaatttgtttttaaatttaacagtaataaatgtaccgtatttttcggactataaggcgcaccgtattataaggcgcacgatgagtgaacggtctatttttagtgttagtccatacacaaggcgcactggattataaggcgcactaaatgaaactttatttatatcagtaacaataactctgagcaataaatccttcacaatatctgtgaaaaataacaacatctctgagcaataaatcaacaagcacagcaagtacgtattactccgcgacgctcctgacaacggtagccgcaacactccgacagaccataatattatgttgaagcacagcaagtacgtattactccgcgaggctcctgacaacggtagccgcaacgctccgacagaccataatattatgttgaagcacagcaagtacgtattactccgcgacgctcctgacaacggtagccgcaacgctccgacagaccataatattatgttgaagcacagcaagtaccgcattactccgcgaggcttctgactataatagcgtgttgtgccgaattcggtgaataaaacggttttaaaacagagataaagattggataagtttcatttctggatgaagtgatttccagcgctgtttggatataactgtggattacaggagactggattgatggattctctttagtctggacgcgttttgaaggtaggacctgtggctgagcgcgggtgtgtgttcggggggtggcggcagtgaccggaggttaccccaggacaaaaggagagccttttattactggaaacatgcgctctgacgcagctctaattcatgaaacatacatcctacagtaaaagcacagttctggaatccggagagccagacggttcgaatggtgtatgacatgaccgcattcgatgaaatatggacgaacgataaacgcaaatatgagagttatgaattattaaaatcataaccaaggcatatttcgccctaaatgtttattttctgaaaggatattccgctaaataggctaaatagctcaaaagcagagattctaagctttaaaatggtatattggatgtctatattgaacctgtaactgttcataactattcagaaacacagccagttatgaaatattaaatatttctggcccgccggtgggccagcgcgtgttaagaggttaactttacttagaagtgggcgctaaaaagaaacagtttgtgctattaccccagaacgggtggaaaggaaagtttaccggcaccttgttctggccacggagctacagtggaaactagctaccctgaaccacagccgagaggcagtacggcagtcaaaggtaaccgcgcgctagcccaagagggggatctttttctggcgtgggtgaggaattctgcacaacagagcgccgtgtaccacataaaaatcgaggtcagtaaacacaagcaaaatccatacacaaggcgcactgcattataaggcgcaatgacgatttttgggaaaaaataagtattttaagtgcgccttatagcctgaaaaatacggtaatattgAGCTAAAGAGAATAAGGACTTTGATCGAGAATTGGATTCATTGGTGGAGAAATTCCTAACTGTTGCAATTGTACCTGTACTGCAGGTCTCTATCGAGGACTACCTTCAGAGAGTGAGGAAAGTAGACTTCGATGTGTTTCATCAGAGCTTACAGAAGAGGAATCCGTTGCTACCCATTCGGCTTTATCTTCGATCATGGAAGAAGAGATACTGATGATTTATAAACTCAGAAACTGAGAATATGTACTGTCAGTTTTTCCCTATTCCTTCTGATAACAGAAGGTGAAGTACCAAGTTCTATTATTCAGGCAGTTACTGACTGCGGAGATTTTAATGAAACATGCACTTCCAATGAGTCTTTAATTAACACtgttatttaaagtaaaaaaattaacagtttttttttccatgaggTTTATTCTCTCAGTAGACTTGAACCTCTAGTTTATCATACATGGTTTGTACAAAATGAAACGTTTTGCAAAATTAAAATGTCTGTGTTATTGTTTTTGCCTGTTGGGGATTTAAGAAAACTGTAGCAGTTCTAGaattttaatttcttaatttaatttcttCTAATGGTTTTAGGTCTTCAATTAAATTCACATGGTGCTTGAATGGAAGAAGCACCAGCCAGTGACACAAGAAATCTTAagtttgaaatttaaattttatcAAATTTTGTAAGACTGGTTTATAAAATTTTGTATGAACTTTTTGAAAAGATTCCAGGAAGGATAGCCTTTAATGTAACAGAAATAATGTTACTGAAAagttctgaaaacgtgtgacatcataatgtttttgcatCCCAACCTTATTAGGGTTTCTCACATAACACTCCCAGCTAGACGAATACTGACAGTATTAATACACATATATAACTTTACACTACAGTGACGTTACCAGAACGATTGAAAACaacgttaaataaaaatgttctaagaacattaaaaaaacttcCACCTAACTAAGAGCTTTAATTGTAACGTTAATCAAGTGAACAGTTAATTCCGGCAAAATGTTCAGCTTtgttttcagtttaaaattttaatttttcacAGGATATGGGTTGTTCCACCGAATGGGTGTCATTTGCTTGTTTTTTGAAATACATATGTTatttgaatctaataacacatgtatgtaattattcaaaacatgtactagtcaatctcaggcagctttacttattttttacaaggtttctaagccgaagatggttacaaaactcatttgacatttaaaaagcatgtttaaaagcatgtACACTAATTCCTTTTGATtatctctcaagaaagtctttattttaaagaaatggtcgtctgtatgtttaaataattgatatttattatGACGAagaaaatcactcctgttactgacactcattcctgttactggcgctcattcCTGCTACTTTTTTGTTATAATTAACAGAAATGAAAGTTAAGGAACTTCATTTTGgttttcccatgatcttcagacgAACCAACTGATGTCATTTCCTttctgttgtagaatgttccagatttttcagatggggtaatgttttacgATAACAGGATTAAGTGAAACCCCGGTACACAACTACAATGtgtattttattacaaatattatggattaattatgaaaaatacatttttaaagcatagataggatttggagtcacacaacaatgccaaaaaaacatttttgaaggatttaaaaaattatatttcatagtaaagtttatagttagagagtgggtgcaggtaactaatgctattttttcagtgttctaagtagatttttttagattttttttattataaatcttACTTTTGCATTGAGTtgaatgtacaagacactatgcttaataataaaattattttatagttatgacagaaatggcaccaattTGACGGAATAAGCCATATAGAAAACAAGAGGTATGTTTATTTATCAGTAGACAagtgtagtgctgggcagtaAGGTGGTTTATTCAATATACTGTTGAGAGTTTATCTTGTGCTCAgccaaaaaaaaatgcataacagCATTTAGCAGTGTACAATTTAGACGCAGCACAAACAGCACAAAGGTttaccacacacacttcccaaCTTATGATTACAATATTTCAGGTGAAGTTATTAAATAGTGGTGCTAAAAAACAACAAAGGAATTATTTCAAGCACAAGCCAGAGCTCTTCTTACtatttaaatctctctctctccctctctctctacccatctctccctctctctctccctgtctctctcactctttctctaccCCTTGCACTATGTCCcctatctgtctctcttactctttctctaccccttgctctctctttctctctctctctctcattctctctctctggagtTTCAGTTTTTAATATAGTGAACAATACAATAAACAGTGTTTACATTATGACTGCAGCTGCTTCATTGATTCTTTCATATGTACTTTTATAGTCTTTGTACTCCTCACAAAAGAATCAACCTGAGATAATTGGGACATTTGCTCATtcgttgaataaaaaaaaagacacttctGAATTTCTACTAGATTTCGGAGCGTTACTTTGAGGATTCGACTGATAGTATTCAGCAACAATAGCAGTAGTTAAGTTTAGATAAGTTGATAGTAAGTTTAGATAGTAGTGAAGTTTATCTGCAGGAGCTAGACAtgctgagtgtgtgtctgtgtttatatgcatttgcacatacagctctggaaaaaataagagaccacttagaaataaggagtttcttttattttaccaaattaaaaacctctggaatataatcaagagaaagataaataatgatcccaagccatcaaaccaagcagaactgcttgaataattgcattacgagtggcataaagttatccaaaagcagtgtgtaaaaatggtggaggagaacatgccaagatgcatgtttgcattatttgaggtctgaatgctctgcatctttttttgttatttcggtcATTTCTCAAATGTTGTCCGTAGGTGTCCACAAATacttggacatatagtgtaagtCAGATGACAGTCGACAATCCAAAACTTTTCACATAAAACTTAAAGGTTCTGCTGTGTCTGTTTTTCATTTGAGAAAGTAAgagttatagttttatatttaaataaatttatacTGTTGGAAAAACTCTTCCAAGTGTTCTACAAGAGAAATAATGTCTTTGGGTGAACGATtatatttcagtattttgatGATTGACGGACTGTAAGAGTGGGATTTAATTATAATCAGTTGAAGTTAAAAGCCTGTAATTACCTTTCGAAACTTTAAAATGAAGGTCAAGTAATGACAGTGTTCATTTTTTCTTGGAATAGGGATGTCAAAAGATGTCTGCGTCACTTCAAATTCAAGGCTTTAGTTATGCATTTACAGACTTGATTAAATGAGTGATAGAGAGGGACATTAGATTACAGTTTATGTGCAAATGATCATAGACATCTGCTCCTTTAACATCGAGGATAGTCATAATTGTCATCCTTTGCTGCAGCAACAGTTtcattctttctcattttttaagGCTTTACACTAGATATATACACCCACAGTGCTACACCAATCCTATTATACGCCTATGTCAAATGTCATTggagctcatgcagctttgccatcagctgccagcgtTCAGAGGGAGCGAAAGTGGCCTcattccctccgggtgggtagatggcgctctctccccacatcactaggGGGTGATGTCTGCAGTACAGGGCGTCTCCTTTCTAACTTTGATCTTTGCATTGTGTTGATGACAtaggcttgtatacagctttcaaATAAGTAAATAGTACAATAGTACAGGCCCAAATCTAGAAATGTTGGGaggctgtgtaaaaaaaaaaacatgtacagaaATGTAAGTAAAGACAGAATGCAATAATTTGCAAATATCATAGacccatattttttttacaatagaacATATAACACATCAGATATTGAGCATATTGGGCATCCATGAGCTGGAAAAGCATGTGATACTAACAAATGGCAGCTGCAATAGTAGGAATTTAGGAACTTAACTCACATGACTCGGTATAAAAAGAGTATTTTAGAGAggcagagtctctcagaagcaaagatgtGTAGAGGTTCTACGATAAAACTGTCTAAAAATGATGATCAGTATtgtatgctggtgatcttcggatCCTCAGGTGGCAGTGCATTAAAAGCAGGCATTAATCtctactggaaatcactgcatgaccTTAGAAACACCTGCAGAAATCACTGTCTGTAAATACAGTTTGCCATGTAATCCATAAATGCAAATCAAAGGTGTATCATGCTTGAGCTTGTGCATGTAGCTCTATTAGCCAAGCGAATTTGCATTCGACCATTCAGCCAAATGTTGTTGGATTCAAATATGTGTCCAAAAGCTTCTGTACACTGTAACACATAGCATCTGCAGAAACTGCACtctcttttttaactttaataATGTTAGACGTGTATGACATGTTGAAAATTAACCTTCATGGTCCCCTATTAGTGACTGTTGGGAGCAAAAATAACAAAGAGCTTACTTTCTTCTGGAAAATATCAGAATGTCAGACTTTCAGAGAATGCATTTGTGTGAAGAAGCACAGTCAAAGCCATCTCTAAGTTTAATTGGACTGTTTCATgtattgtaaaaaagaaaatgcattattGATTATATGTCAGTAAGCAGTTGCATTTTAAGAGTAGATATCTTAGACTAGTGAAGAGTGAAATTGAAAGTCTGAACCATTGTCATAGGATGGCCAGCTTTGGGTACAGCATTGGCCTGGACAAAATGGCaaggaataaaatctttttttacataGATGTTTATTGTTCCCTtctactaaaaaatatattttgaagcAATCAGGTAACATTTGAATCTGCTCTTATTGATGTATTCCTCTGGAGTACATGTTTAATGTGAAGTGATACTCTTATTTTAACGTTTGAATGAGATAAGTCAGTGTGTATTTTACATCTATAAAACAATTCAATGTAAAACTGCATTAACAGACACTCAATTAAAGCTGTAAGAATCAGAATATTAGAGTTTTTTCGGAAAATCACTGCATGATGatacatatgttttatatgtgtatCAAATGTTATTTTCTTTCATATCACATTATACGCATGTGGTGGTTATTTACAGATTTAATCATTTTAGCAGTGTATGGGGAAATGTAATAAAGCAATGTAAAATTACAGCAAAAACAGTACAGAGGCCACAGTATTTTACAATGAATACAAATAACAGTCTGTAATGTATTGCAAGGTTAATATCAAGTTATCCGAATAAGTGTTTATACAAAAACTTTGAATGACCCActtaattgcaatatcgatttatcgtacaataaatgaacatgacatcaatactttttaataatcgtgatatcgtctattgtgtttatttgtatgattgtgaacagtattttagccagtcatgcttcaatacacaaatttaatggtcttaaaatgacataaATATCATGTATTGCAATagtttctgggacaacatatcgtcCACAGGCCTAGACCCACTGTTAAAGTTACATTTatagataaagtaaaaaaaaaaaaaagtatcctgtTGGCTTTTTGCTCAAACAActttataaaaatagtaaaaacaatagCAATAACAATACAATGTGTGCCAGATTCTGTTAATAGGCCCATACATATATAGTATGTCTGCTTCTTTGGAACAGGAGATACTAATATTTACCGGACTTCAAAAGTATAtggaaattaaatcaaattgtgTTTTACATTGATTTGTTGGTGTAAAACAAATGAAGACCTGTGTGGCATGTGTTCATAGATGTGAGATTTGTTACAGTCATTGTTtcatctgaaatcaagggtattaaaagtgtgtatcctgtttttgttgaagtaactgtctagACCTGGAACACTGCTTTGACTTTGATTGTTGGCTGGGCATTCTGtaaacctttattaacttcataataacaatgaatctttattataaccatgttttgttttttaggaaTGTTGTAatggggctcgagctcttttattaaatgcttgaaaccagggttctctcctactgtcatcatgagaggctccatcttttggatcttagTGGTGTTAAtcccttaaaggtcaccttccgtcgttttttctttcattttaaaatgtctagttgtggtctctagtatgaatgaatgacatgtgagccgtttttgtaaaaaaaaaagtgctcaggtgtctctgtatagctcttttttaatgaactgttttaggggtgtgtccaaaatgaccggattccagctttgctcatgaatattcatacatgcaaacagcatgcaaatatctctcctctgattggctaggagcactgcgacgcccctccaccgctctgccgctcactgcctcccacctcctaactgatgagcggtgatgttgcgtcgcttcagctccgcctctgggagtttctcgagccaaggtgggctggtctgtgagtttctgcctatgtaggcagaaagataattcaaaattcacccgtttttcggaggggggggaggggggatttctttgcttagctcctgcagacaatgggggctgcaaaacagtttaatgtgcaggtgtacacattcaactcggagaaacctactgtattccacaaaaaacaagaaaaatcggattttcgcggaaggtgacctttaaaaatgtaataaaatcatgattcattttttaatgctaggatttcccagtattattgtgagggtaCAGTAaaaatagtgtagtgtagtgtttctGTTTTAGAAATGATTCTTTACAtttactagacaagctgtgtgtgcatttgcacatctgtgtcagcaattgggCTCAGTGCATTTGTAATGAGGTGTGTCcgtccacaaacatttgcatTAAACACAGGTCTCTTATCTATGGTGTGTGAAGCTCTTCTTATCCCTGCAGACGTAAGCAGTGTGAGCGCGCGCTGTCTGAAGCTCCTCTCTCGCGCGCTGTAAATCACCACGTTCCAGCAGCTGTTGGCCGCGAGCCCCCAGAAGGCGAAGAAGGAGAAGCTGCACCACTCATTCCCGCGCGCGTTGCCCACCACCAGCACGGCCACCGGGCTGAAGGACGCGGTGAAGGCCAGCGTGAGCGCGCCGATGCTCCTGGCCGCGCGGACGTCGGCTCTGCTGGGGATACTGCGCGCCCCCGCGTGCTCGCTCAGGGCCAGACGCCTCCTGCGGCGCGACTGGCGGCGCAGACTTCCCAGGGACACGAGGTTCACGAGCACAGCGGCGGCCAGCAGCGTGAAGTCGAAGGCGGGGAACAGCAGGAGCGCGCTGGCGGCGGCGCGCGGCGTGTACGTACACATCCTGCTGCACGGATTGTACTCGAGCGCCACGTCGCGGCCGAACAGCAGCGGTGACACGGCGAGGAAGAAGCTGCCGAGCCACGAGAGGGCGATGAGCGCGCCCGTGCGCCTGCGCGTCACCACAGCGTCGCGGTGCAGCGGCCGCAGCACGGCCACCGCGCGCTCCACCGTCAGCAGGAAGATGGTGCTGATGGACACGAGCGTGCAGCCCGCGAACACGGGGCCCACAAGCGCGCACGGGTGCAGCGCCGCGCCTGTAGCGCGCGACGTCCACGTGGGCGTCGGGCCGCCCAGCGCGAGCGCCAGCTCCGCGTGCACGGACAGCGGCACCACCAGCGTGCCCACAGCCAGGTCCGCCACGGCCAAGGACACCTTCAGGTAGCCGTGCGGCGTGTGATAACGGCGCGTGCCCAGCAGCACCGCGATGGTCAGCGCGTTCCCCAGCAGCGTGGCGGCGGCCAAGAGTACCATGAAGAGCAGCGCCAGTGCGCGGCCGAGCGCGCTACAGCAGCACACACCGCAGCGCGCGGCCTCCAGCGATACATCCTCCGGCATCGAGCGTCCTAGAGGTCGATGTCCTGATCCCTTACAGAGGAGGAAAATGTATattctttaaaaatgaaaattcagcataaataaaaaatgtaaacacattcatatagagctctgaaaaaaataagagaccacttaaaatgatgagtttatttgattttaccacattaaaaacttctggaatataatcgagaggaagatggatgatcacaagccttcaaaccaagctgaactgcttgaatgtttgcaccagggtctcatgtactaaaggtgcgtacgcacaaaaacattgcgtacgccatatttcacgctcacggtctgatgtactaaatttgacttgaacgtgtgaaagtgcgttcccccacggaagttttgttttgggcgtacgccttttttttgtgcgtatgtattgtgtttttgtcatttggcgacacttagaggcgatgcattgaaattacaactattaagatatcctttatgcacacattgaagtaagcattattgggtaaaataaagtaaattaatcagacagtttcattgtcttacagaaataatcgtttaacgtgtttccacttagcctagatcaggtttgcgctggagttgttggagatgcagcgttggcattactggaaaatactgctaatggccgaattcattgagcgcgcattttccgtgaccattatgtttttttggcccatgatgatgactggcttataagcagttttagatttccaagagcataagaaaacaagctgagtgcgtgacgtgtgtctttttggtaggcaactcatttaaagcatttaaatgaaagcatttatcttagaataataaaacttaaaacatgggtaattatacgctatgcgtatataatat contains the following coding sequences:
- the LOC103029284 gene encoding beta-3 adrenergic receptor, with translation MPEDVSLEAARCGVCCCSALGRALALLFMVLLAAATLLGNALTIAVLLGTRRYHTPHGYLKVSLAVADLAVGTLVVPLSVHAELALALGGPTPTWTSRATGAALHPCALVGPVFAGCTLVSISTIFLLTVERAVAVLRPLHRDAVVTRRRTGALIALSWLGSFFLAVSPLLFGRDVALEYNPCSRMCTYTPRAAASALLLFPAFDFTLLAAAVLVNLVSLGSLRRQSRRRRRLALSEHAGARSIPSRADVRAARSIGALTLAFTASFSPVAVLVVGNARGNEWCSFSFFAFWGLAANSCWNVVIYSARERSFRQRALTLLTSAGIRRASHTIDKRPVFNANVCGRTHLITNALSPIADTDVQMHTQLV